The Streptomyces pactum genome contains a region encoding:
- a CDS encoding chorismate-binding protein produces the protein MPDHPPLARFGDRLATGLLDVTNDPSALESEGFWAVCADFEGRLTCARFAETRTRPVPAPAPGRWRGPAVGDWTSSLDRAAYTAAVRRIREHIAAGEVYQANLCRVLSAPVAPGADVDALTALLARGNPAPYAGTIRLPGHGVEIATASPELFLRRDGRIVESGPIKGTGRTEADLLEKDYAENVMIVDLVRNDIGRVCATGTVTVPDLCAVEKHPGLVHLVSSVRGELRAGAGWPELLDAAFPPGSVTGAPKSSALRIIDALETAPRGPYCGGIGWVDADRGTGELAVGIRTFWADRAAGLLRFGTGAGITWGSDPEGEWRETELKASRLLAVASGAYEANGSGEALLT, from the coding sequence GTGCCCGACCACCCTCCCCTCGCCCGCTTCGGCGACCGCCTCGCCACCGGTCTCCTCGACGTCACGAACGACCCCTCCGCTCTGGAATCAGAGGGCTTCTGGGCCGTCTGCGCGGACTTCGAGGGGCGCCTGACCTGCGCACGCTTCGCCGAGACCCGGACGCGGCCGGTGCCGGCGCCCGCCCCGGGCCGGTGGCGGGGGCCCGCCGTCGGTGACTGGACGTCCTCGCTCGACCGCGCCGCGTACACGGCGGCCGTACGCCGCATCCGCGAGCACATAGCCGCCGGGGAGGTCTACCAGGCCAACCTGTGCCGGGTGCTCTCGGCGCCCGTCGCGCCAGGGGCCGACGTGGACGCCCTCACCGCGCTGCTGGCCCGCGGCAACCCGGCGCCGTACGCCGGAACGATTCGGCTGCCCGGGCACGGCGTCGAGATCGCCACCGCGTCGCCCGAGCTCTTTCTGCGCCGGGACGGCAGGATCGTCGAGTCCGGGCCGATCAAGGGCACCGGGCGGACCGAGGCCGACCTGCTGGAGAAGGACTACGCCGAGAACGTGATGATCGTGGACCTGGTCCGCAACGACATCGGCCGGGTCTGCGCCACGGGGACCGTCACGGTGCCCGACCTGTGCGCGGTCGAGAAACATCCGGGTCTCGTGCACCTCGTGTCGTCGGTACGGGGCGAGCTGCGCGCGGGCGCCGGCTGGCCGGAGCTGCTCGACGCGGCCTTTCCGCCCGGGTCCGTCACCGGAGCGCCCAAGTCGAGCGCCCTGCGGATCATCGACGCGCTGGAGACCGCGCCCCGGGGCCCGTACTGCGGGGGCATCGGCTGGGTCGACGCCGACCGGGGCACCGGCGAGCTGGCCGTCGGCATCCGCACCTTCTGGGCCGACCGTGCCGCGGGACTGCTGCGCTTCGGCACCGGCGCCGGCATCACCTGGGGCTCCGATCCCGAGGGGGAGTGGCGGGAGACCGAACTGAAGGCGTCCCGGCTGCTCGCGGTAGCGTCGGGCGCGTACGAGGCGAACGGAAGCGGAGAGGCGCTACTGACGTGA